The following proteins are co-located in the Styela clava chromosome 15, kaStyClav1.hap1.2, whole genome shotgun sequence genome:
- the LOC144411793 gene encoding uncharacterized protein LOC144411793 — protein MVVPVKVSANDSDCYSFTYAFLDYGSSRSFCTTDLAKSLGFQGETEGCTIHTASGSKPHSGKRVSFTITGINEPNEICINNILTFDGIPDLRDSIPHQEIVEQYPHLHGLSFPEVNGTIKVLIGSDVLGQFPISDTCVGEQGSPTAYHTMLGWALAGPDKNAQISNCVDVNFLKAGYSYANSIEESTNLSMCHICGHDFVDLYADPCTTEFSVDDKKALSIMADTVKMVNGRYQIALPWVSDNVTLPNNRILAEKRLVYLKRKFLKNPDLFQKYKDKIHAYIQNGYAEYLVIHELPHSNRTSYLPHHYTGQKFRVVFDCSAEFQGTCLNNNLLSGPFNTNTLVGVLLRFRQEPVAVICDICQMFHRIRVNPPDCDSMQFLWWPNDDLSRDPVELKMLSHIFGCKSSPSVATFALRKVADHNLSNADSVTIETVNRNFFVDDCLKSLPTADQTVSLISQLRKLLDTCGFHLAKFISNDQAVLDSIPDEDKAPSMVDFDIQGDSSNKTLGVHWRIDADKFVIRINVEPRPLTRRGILSMVSQVFDPLGFVQPFIFPAKPILRELCDKGYCWDDNISGPPRESWENWIAILSNLNYLSIPRCFKPADFTPTEVQLHLFCDASRVGYGCSSYLRMIDAANNIHVVFVRGVSRVTPKQPITIPRLEVVSAVAAAELARSIVKELDYKIDKVLYSDTHIHTHCT, from the coding sequence ATGGTTGTACCAGTCAAGGTTTCTGCTAATGATTCTGATTGTTATTCATTTACATATGCTTTCCTTGATTATGGCTCGTCACGTTCATTTTGCACCACTGATCTTGCTAAGAGCTTAGGCTTTCAAGGTGAAACTGAGGGGTGTACTATTCACACTGCCAGTGGTTCAAAGCCCCACTCAGGAAAGAGAGTATCTTTCACTATTACTGGTATTAACGAGCCTAACgaaatatgtataaataatattttgacttttGATGGTATTCCTGATTTGCGTGACTCTATCCCACATCAGGAAATAGTGGAACAGTATCCACACTTGCATGGTTTATCTTTCCCCGAAGTAAATGGCACCATTAAAGTGCTGATAGGTTCTGATGTATTGGGACAATTTCCCATCTCAGACACATGTGTTGGTGAACAAGGCTCACCAACTGCTTACCATACAATGTTAGGTTGGGCTCTAGCAGGTCCTGacaaaaatgctcaaatttcaaattgtgtCGATGTCAATTTTTTGAAAGCAGGTTATAGTTATGCCAATTCTATTGAGGAAAGTACTAATTTATCTATGTGTCATATTTGTGGTCatgattttgttgatttatATGCTGATCCATGTACTACAGAGTTTTCTGTCGATGACAAGAAAGCATTGAGCATTATGGCGGATACAGTGAAAATGGTAAATGGTAGGTATCAAATTGCCTTACCCTGGGTATCTGATAATGTAACCCTTCCTAATAATCGTATTTTAGCTGAAAAGAGGCTAGTATATCTCAAGCGAAAATTCCTGAAAAACCCAGATCTTTTCCaaaaatacaaagataaaatACATGCATACATCCAGAATGGTTATGCAGAATACTTAGTCATACATGAATTGCCACACAGTAACAGAACATCATATTTACCACATCACTATACTGGCCAAAAATTTCGGGTAGTATTTGATTGTTCAGCCGAGTTTCAAGGCACTTGTTTGAATAACAACTTGTTATCAGGTCCTTTCAATACTAATACATTGGTTGGTGTTCTCTTGCGTTTCCGACAGGAACCCGTTGCGGTAATTTGTGACATCTGTCAAATGTTTCATAGAATTCGGGTAAATCCACCTGATTGCGATTCCATGCAATTTCTATGGTGGCCCAATGATGATTTATCCCGAGACCCTGTTGAGCTAAAAATGTTGAGTCATATATTTGGTTGTAAGAGTTCTCCATCTGTTGCTACATTTGCGCTACGAAAGGTAGCTGATCATAATTTATCCAATGCTGACTCTGTCACTATTGAAACTGTTAATCGTAATTTTTTCGTGGATGATTGTTTGAAAAGTTTGCCTACTGCTGACCAAACCGTCAGTTTGATATCTCAACTACGTAAGCTATTAGATACATGTGGTTTTCATCTTGCTAAGTTCATAAGCAATGACCAAGCTGTTTTAGATTCTATACCCGATGAAGATAAAGCCCCATCTATGGTAGATTTTGACATTCAAGGTGATTCCTCAAATAAGACACTCGGTGTGCATTGGCGCATTGATGCTGACAAATTCGTAATACGTATAAATGTAGAGCCTCGTCCTCTAACACGGAGAGGTATTTTGTCAATGGTTAGTCAAGTATTTGACCCATTAGGATTTGTCCAGCCATTTATTTTTCCCGCAAAACCTATTCTTCGCGAGTTGTGCGATAAAGGTTATTGCTGGGATGATAACATTTCTGGCCCACCTAGAGAAAGTTGGGAAAATTGGATCGCTATATTATCAAACCTAAATTATTTGTCTATTCCTCGTTGTTTCAAGCCAGCTGACTTCACACCCACTGAGGTACAGTTGCATTTGTTCTGTGACGCTAGCAGAGTTGGTTATGGTTGTTCGAGTTATTTGCGTATGATTGATGCAGCAAATAACATTCATGTTGTTTTTGTGAGAGGCGTTTCCCGTGTCACCCCCAAGCAACCTATTACTATACCACGTCTCGAAGTGGTATCTGCAGTTGCTGCTGCAGAGTTGGCCAGATCTATTGTTAAAGAGTTAGattataaaattgataaagttcTGTATAGTGACACGCACATACACACACATTGTACATAA
- the LOC144411794 gene encoding uncharacterized protein LOC144411794, with protein MIDRHPYPPDVKLAQLIQMCKGKAKDAIKHLVVITPTAEGYGMARKTLEFRFGNQTLLKANDAEALYDLAVKMRNCYVILSHWKKEHMLDAQSYLRDIFDRLPYHVQMDYLRDESWKNGPIPSYMHLLEYVEKRAHLSNTFYGRLMAERYVKSRQQVNPRPRSAKTYTTTSSTIATTRGKKSDNKFTKNTQIQCLCCGDSHFLYHCTKFKDKDTKQRRDFVREYKACFNCLRAGHNVKDRKLTTVERNTTHFFMVTPCLLRNLLILMQNPVAQMGPV; from the exons ATGATTGATAGACATCCATATCCGCCTGATGTGAAGTTAGCACAGCTCATTCAAATGTGTAAAGGAAAGGCGAAAGACGCAATCAAGCATCTGGTTGTGATAACACCTACAGCAGAAGGATATGGCATGGCAAGAAAGACTTTGGAATTCAGATTCGGAAATCAAACTTTG CTAAAGGCTAACGATGCTGAAGCGCTTTATGACCTTGCTGTGAAGATGAGAAATTGCTATGTTATACTTTCTCACTGGAAGAAGGAACACATGCTTGATGCACAATCGTATCTGCGAGACATCTTTGATCGATTGCCATATCATGTACAAATGGACTATCTCAGAGATGAATCATGGAAAAATGGTCCTATTCCATCCTACATGCATTTACTAGAATATGTCGAAAAAAGAGCTCACCTGAGCAACACATTTTATGGTCGACTCATGGCCGAACGCTATGTCAAAAGTAGGCAGCAGGTTAACCCTAGACCTCGCTCAGCTAAGACATACACAACCACAAGTTCTACAATTGCAACTACAAGGGGAAAGAAAAGTGACAACAAATTCACCAAGAACACTCAAATTCAATGTCTATGTTGTGGTGATTCACACTTTCTGTATCACTGCACGAAGTTCAAAGATAAAGATACCAAACAGCGTAGAGACTTCGTTCGAGAATACAAGGCATGCTTCAACTGTTTGCGTGCAGGACACAACGTAAAGGATCGCAAGTTAACAACTGTGGAAAGAAACACCACACACTTCTTCATGGTGACACCCTGTCTTCTCAGAAACCTGTTAATTCTAATGCAAAATCCAGTGGCTCAAATGGGCCCGGTGTGA
- the LOC144411761 gene encoding solute carrier family 22 member 15-like isoform X2, producing MPGTIVFGQLSDRYGRKKISVIGALGAIGFTANMLAFLWVAYLYPSWRQMYFITTIPGILGFVFLYIVPESPRWLLSRGKPDSAEEVMQKLSRWNGSPHTEYALLPGNAKERQDEGHQNENRLMLQQNYEYAQQEQDASRDEEGSIIDLIRKPALRYRAAILSLQWFTASFVFYGITLGSGSFSSNFYVAYLISGLSQLPSIPFTIYLMERRWAGRRRTLVCFMGLAALCMFVMYIVSFGQDRSNYKLTLLVFGKLGICGAFDLIYVYTAELFPTVVRNVGLGSMSFWARVGGVIAPFLANLAVFSGSNDPFLAFGIVGLLSSVFAAFLPETRAKLIPNTFEEAELQEEDNDENSCNLITC from the exons ATGCCTGGGACTATCGTTTTTGGACAATTATCCGATCGCTATGGAAGAAAGAAAATTTCGGTTATAG GTGCTCTCGGTGCAATAGGATTCACCGCAAATATGTTAGCGTTTCTATGGGTTGCCTATCTTTATCCTAGTTGGAgacaaatgtattttattacaacGATACCTGGAATTCttggatttgtttttttata CATTGTCCCAGAGTCGCCGCGTTGGCTGTTGTCTCGCGGTAAACCAGACAGCGCAGAAGAAGTGATGCAAAAACTATCAAGGTGGAATGGATCGCCTCACACtg aATATGCTCTTCTGCCGGGGAACGCGAAAGAACGCCAAGATGAGGGACATCAAAATGAAA ATCGTCTAATGCTAcaacaaaattatgaatatgCACAACAAGAGCAAGATGCCTCAAGAGACGAGGAAGGCTCAATTATAGATTTGATAAGAAAACCTGCATTGCGATACAGAGCAGCCATTTTAAGTTTACAATG GTTCACCGCAAGTTTTGTATTTTACGGCATAACACTTGGTTCTGGATCTTTtagttcaaatttttatgttgcATATTTAATATCGGGATTGAGTCAGCTTCCATCAATACCCTTTACGATTTATCTTATGGAGAGAAGATG GGCTGGTAGAAGACGAACGCTGGTCTGCTTCATGGGTTTAGCTGCACTGTGTATGTTCGTCATGTACATTGTTTCCTTCGGCCAag ATCGCTCAAACTACAAATTGACACTTTTAGTGTTCGGAAAACTGGGAATCTGCGGAGCTTTTGATCTTATTTACGTATATACTGCAGAACTCTTTCCAACAGTTGTGAGAAACGTTGGACTGGGCTCAATGTCGTTCTGGGCAAGAGTTGGTGGTGTAATTGCTCCATTTTTAGCAAATCTTGCG GTGTTTTCTGGATCGAATGACCCATTTCTTGCCTTTGGTATTGTGGGATTATTGAGCAGTGTTTTTGCTGCTTTCCTCCCTGAAACCCGAGCCAAGTTAATTCCGAACACCTTTGAAGAAGCGGAACTACAAGAAGAAGACAACGACGAAAATAGTTGTAATTTGATAACATGCTAA
- the LOC144411761 gene encoding solute carrier family 22 member 15-like isoform X1 yields the protein MPGTIVFGQLSDRYGRKKISVIGYILVLIFQVITGFCQNWQQFAVCRAISGFLVGGLSVVTTILIQETTGSKLWVLNGALGAIGFTANMLAFLWVAYLYPSWRQMYFITTIPGILGFVFLYIVPESPRWLLSRGKPDSAEEVMQKLSRWNGSPHTEYALLPGNAKERQDEGHQNENRLMLQQNYEYAQQEQDASRDEEGSIIDLIRKPALRYRAAILSLQWFTASFVFYGITLGSGSFSSNFYVAYLISGLSQLPSIPFTIYLMERRWAGRRRTLVCFMGLAALCMFVMYIVSFGQDRSNYKLTLLVFGKLGICGAFDLIYVYTAELFPTVVRNVGLGSMSFWARVGGVIAPFLANLAVFSGSNDPFLAFGIVGLLSSVFAAFLPETRAKLIPNTFEEAELQEEDNDENSCNLITC from the exons ATGCCTGGGACTATCGTTTTTGGACAATTATCCGATCGCTATGGAAGAAAGAAAATTTCGGTTATAG gatACATATTAGTTCTGATATTTCAAGTTATCACTGGATTTTGTCAAAATTGGCAACAATTTGCAGTATGTAGAGCTATATCAGGCTTCCTCGTTGGCGGTTTAAGTGTTGTGACAACTATACTTATACAAGAAACTACGGGATCGAAGCTTTGGGTCCTGAACG GTGCTCTCGGTGCAATAGGATTCACCGCAAATATGTTAGCGTTTCTATGGGTTGCCTATCTTTATCCTAGTTGGAgacaaatgtattttattacaacGATACCTGGAATTCttggatttgtttttttata CATTGTCCCAGAGTCGCCGCGTTGGCTGTTGTCTCGCGGTAAACCAGACAGCGCAGAAGAAGTGATGCAAAAACTATCAAGGTGGAATGGATCGCCTCACACtg aATATGCTCTTCTGCCGGGGAACGCGAAAGAACGCCAAGATGAGGGACATCAAAATGAAA ATCGTCTAATGCTAcaacaaaattatgaatatgCACAACAAGAGCAAGATGCCTCAAGAGACGAGGAAGGCTCAATTATAGATTTGATAAGAAAACCTGCATTGCGATACAGAGCAGCCATTTTAAGTTTACAATG GTTCACCGCAAGTTTTGTATTTTACGGCATAACACTTGGTTCTGGATCTTTtagttcaaatttttatgttgcATATTTAATATCGGGATTGAGTCAGCTTCCATCAATACCCTTTACGATTTATCTTATGGAGAGAAGATG GGCTGGTAGAAGACGAACGCTGGTCTGCTTCATGGGTTTAGCTGCACTGTGTATGTTCGTCATGTACATTGTTTCCTTCGGCCAag ATCGCTCAAACTACAAATTGACACTTTTAGTGTTCGGAAAACTGGGAATCTGCGGAGCTTTTGATCTTATTTACGTATATACTGCAGAACTCTTTCCAACAGTTGTGAGAAACGTTGGACTGGGCTCAATGTCGTTCTGGGCAAGAGTTGGTGGTGTAATTGCTCCATTTTTAGCAAATCTTGCG GTGTTTTCTGGATCGAATGACCCATTTCTTGCCTTTGGTATTGTGGGATTATTGAGCAGTGTTTTTGCTGCTTTCCTCCCTGAAACCCGAGCCAAGTTAATTCCGAACACCTTTGAAGAAGCGGAACTACAAGAAGAAGACAACGACGAAAATAGTTGTAATTTGATAACATGCTAA